A single window of Solenopsis invicta isolate M01_SB chromosome 3, UNIL_Sinv_3.0, whole genome shotgun sequence DNA harbors:
- the LOC105202761 gene encoding E3 ubiquitin-protein ligase RNF216: protein MYTVANNIQRKQGITKNTDKNIKINMKEKRPKLLLEDVNHNEIILNEKAASMYFKLIPMFTSIKTHYIKSLCHTHVKDEPNQRPDELLDTLIEMLLNCDKQYLNDVEPIRQIEKEPNPAYDINEKYKDLLMIFPQADPAYLRNKVEEMYNDEQFNTFVQAKLENPDFPTKQQYLEKKKVTEQQTQYTTDFKVENFLKIFPDPFSHFENDKRICQFNLDAADFLKNHYNTLKVNTLMTAYRQHNHNLSLTAKAVEALSPNLKSKRKYNKNLDVPENIPILQECAFIQHKTEIKNYLAKIKAIEEEEFEKLKTQNELLECQCCYDNECMPSKCSTCEDGHVFCNSCIIQSVDVTLGDGKTRINCLLHCDSEFPMSVLQRVLPPTKFSILLCKQQEAEVEAAGIEGLVSCPFCHFASIPPPEDKIFKCLNPECMKESCRLCKKLNHIPRKCESEIEKKSEAARLYLEEKMTEALVRKCYRCNRIFYKEEGCNKMECICGAKMCYICNKPVTDYKHFQGQGAEPSNLCPLWSDNKRMNAKSVIKVCRETVNQMKEKDPDIDINIDAFLPKLPPKSKGPHENIANPRMPNRNARP, encoded by the exons ATGTATACTGTTGCAAATAATATACAACGGAAACAAGGTATAACGAAGAATaccgataaaaatataaaaataaatatgaaggaAAAGAGGCCGAAACTCTTACTAGAAGATGTTAACCATAACGAAATAATACTAAATGAGAAAGCTGCTAGTATGTATTTCAAACTAATACCTATGTTCACGAGCATCAAGACTCATTACATCAAAAGTTTGTGCCATACACACGTTAAAGATGAGCCAAATCAAAGACCGGATGAATTGTTGGACACTTTAATTGAGATGTTGCTCAACTGTGACAAACAGTATTTAAATGATGTTGAGCCAATTCGGCAAATCGAAAAAGAACCCAATCCGGCGTATGatataaatgagaaatataaggaTTTATTGATGATATTCCCTCAAGCAGATCCTGCATACTTAAGAAACAAGGTTGAAGAAATGTACAATGATGAacaatttaatacatttgttCAAGCAAAATTGGAAAACCCTGATTTTCCAACAAAACAGCAATATCTGGAAAAAAAGAAGGTCACAGAACAACAAACGCAATACACTACAGATTTCaaagtggaaaattttttaaaaatttttccagaTCCATTTTCGCACTTCGAAAATGATAAGAGAATCTGCCAATTTAATTTGGATGCAGCGGACTTTCTCAAAAATCATTACAACACATTGAAG gtAAATACTTTGATGACGGCATATCGTCAACATAATCATAATCTAAGTTTAACTGCAAAGGCTGTGGAAGCGCTCAGTCCTAATTTGAAATCTAAacgaaaatacaataaaaatttggatGTACCAGAAAACATACCAATTCTTCAGGAGTGTGCCTTCATCCAACACAAAAcagagattaaaaattatttagctaAGATAAAAGcaatagaagaagaagaatttgAAAAGCTTAAG acacAAAATGAACTGTTGGAATGTCAGTGTTGTTATGATAACGAATGTATGCCATCAAAGTGTTCCACGTGCGAGGACGGTCATGTATTTTGCAATTCATGTATTATACAGAGTGTAGATGTGACATTAGGAGATGGCAAAACGCGCATCAATTGCTTGTTACATTGCGACAGTGAATTTCCTATGTCTGTACTTCAGCGAGTGCTGCCGCCAActaaatttagtattttactTTGCAAGCAGCAAGAGGCTGAGGTAGAAGCTGCTGGAATTGAAGGTTTAGTGTCATGCCCATTTTGTCATTTTGCATCTATACCACCGCCtgaagataaaattttcaaatgccTCAATCCAGAATGCATGAAAGAATCTTGCCG ATTATGCAAGAAACTTAATCACATACCACGGAAATGCGAAtcggaaattgaaaaaaaatcggaGGCCGCACGTTTGTACTTGGAAGAGAAGATGACCGAAGCTTTGGTACGAAAATGCTACCGTTGTAATCGAATATTTTACAAGGAAGAAGGTTGTAATAAAATGGAATGTATTTGTGGGGCCAAAATgtgttatatatgtaataaaccAGTAACCGACTATAAGCATTTTCAAGGTCAGGGAGCAGAACCTTCAAATCT CTGTCCATTATGGAGTGATAATAAGCGTATGAATGCCAAGTCTGTAATCAAAGTTTGTCGGGAAACTGTGAATCAGATGAAAGAAAAAGATCCTgacattgatataaatattgatgCCTTTTTACCAAAGTTACCGCCTAAGAGCAAAGGACCTCATGAAAATATTGCTAATCCAAGG atgCCCAACAGGAATGCGAGGCCATGA